A genomic stretch from Chitinophaga lutea includes:
- the kynU gene encoding kynureninase translates to MKTAYEATAAFARSMDAADPLAPFKNQFHFPQHNGQNSIYFCGNSLGLQAKTVEAAIRQELKDWQDMAVEGYFRAKHPWLYYQYNFSTALAAMMGCSEEEVTVMNTLTVNLHLILQSFYRPGKERCRIIMEAGAFPSDQYAIETLVQLHGLQPDETIVEIHPRAGEKLLRTEDILQTIREQGPSLALVLMGGINYYTGQFYDMPAITAAAHEAGAYAGWDLAHVAGNIPLELHNWDVDFAVWCSYKYLNGGPGAAGGLYVHERFGNDPAFPRLGGWWGNDEKTRFKMEKGFVPRSGAAGWQISTAQVFNMVALKASLELLHQAGIRQLRNKSIALTGYLEYLLQQLPLPCEIITPADPQQRGAQLSLFFPENGKAIHTKMMEQGIICDYREPGVIRLAPAPMYCSFTDVFRLYEVLRNFSV, encoded by the coding sequence ATGAAAACAGCTTACGAAGCCACCGCCGCCTTTGCCCGCAGCATGGACGCGGCCGACCCGCTGGCTCCATTCAAAAACCAATTCCATTTCCCGCAGCACAACGGGCAAAACAGCATTTACTTTTGCGGCAACTCCCTCGGCCTGCAGGCCAAAACAGTGGAAGCCGCCATCCGGCAGGAGTTGAAAGACTGGCAGGACATGGCGGTGGAAGGCTACTTCAGGGCGAAACATCCCTGGCTGTATTACCAGTATAATTTCAGTACGGCCCTTGCCGCCATGATGGGCTGCAGCGAAGAAGAAGTAACGGTGATGAATACCCTCACCGTGAACCTGCACCTCATCCTGCAGAGTTTCTACCGGCCGGGAAAAGAACGGTGCAGGATCATCATGGAAGCCGGCGCATTCCCGTCGGACCAGTACGCGATTGAAACGCTGGTGCAACTGCACGGCCTGCAGCCGGATGAAACCATCGTGGAAATACATCCGCGCGCCGGCGAAAAGCTGTTACGCACGGAAGATATTCTGCAAACCATCCGCGAACAGGGCCCGTCGCTCGCGCTCGTGCTGATGGGCGGCATCAACTACTACACCGGGCAGTTTTACGACATGCCCGCCATTACCGCCGCTGCGCACGAAGCAGGCGCCTATGCCGGCTGGGACCTCGCGCATGTAGCCGGCAACATCCCGCTCGAACTGCACAACTGGGACGTCGACTTTGCCGTGTGGTGTTCTTACAAGTACCTGAACGGCGGGCCCGGTGCGGCCGGCGGGTTATATGTGCATGAACGTTTCGGCAACGATCCCGCATTCCCGCGGCTCGGCGGCTGGTGGGGGAACGATGAAAAGACGCGTTTCAAAATGGAAAAGGGTTTTGTGCCCCGCAGCGGCGCGGCCGGGTGGCAGATCAGCACCGCGCAGGTGTTCAACATGGTGGCGTTGAAGGCTTCGCTGGAACTGTTGCACCAGGCCGGCATCCGGCAGCTGAGAAACAAAAGCATCGCGCTCACGGGTTACCTGGAGTACCTGTTGCAGCAGTTGCCGCTGCCCTGCGAGATCATCACGCCCGCCGACCCGCAACAGCGCGGCGCGCAGCTGTCGCTGTTTTTCCCGGAGAACGGCAAAGCCATTCACACGAAGATGATGGAGCAGGGGATCATCTGCGATTACCGCGAGCCCGGTGTGATACGGCTGGCGCCCGCACCCATGTATTGTTCTTTTACCGATGTATTCCGTTTGTACGAGGTGTTGCGGAATTTTAGTGTGTAA
- a CDS encoding RagB/SusD family nutrient uptake outer membrane protein has product MIRFSMTMVRMLCITLLLTGCTKDFLTLQPRDTLTSDNFFKTENDAQAALIGVYNILERETGFANVRDAADIEWSISGDMEEEDGSANRVELQTLNFPASNTILRDVYETAYLGIGRANIVIARVPKMTIPENVRNVIVAQAKFLRGIFYYRLVNYWGGVPIVLEELDASSDLEIPRATAEEVWAQVDKDLLEATAYLPLEWDAKNKGRITRAAAWGFLAKAALWRSKWDVAIRFSDSILKMPQHHLLPVFRDVFREKNENNAEVIFSTQFRPDRSSQGNNLVKRTAPRGAPSQYVGDGSWSNFVPQKHWVNAYEKDANGKIKDKRYWQTIIGPGEQHQDNGFVMPVPVPAGYSSTGYIMTKYWEFPPKDNLPNAGINPPGLRYAEVLLNYAEALNESARTSEALQQVNRIRVRAGLDELPLTLDKNATLDAIFYERRMEFIWEPAGAFSDLNRRGRFLDFIKKNRKDIATLEIEKKPWLTANPILLPIPRAAWERNKKLTQNPHYTF; this is encoded by the coding sequence ATGATACGCTTTTCAATGACGATGGTCCGCATGCTGTGTATCACCCTGCTGCTGACCGGTTGCACCAAGGATTTTCTGACACTTCAGCCCCGCGATACCCTTACCTCCGATAACTTCTTTAAAACGGAAAACGATGCACAGGCCGCGCTGATTGGTGTGTACAACATACTGGAAAGGGAAACCGGTTTCGCCAACGTGCGCGACGCGGCGGATATCGAATGGTCGATCAGCGGCGATATGGAAGAAGAAGACGGCAGCGCCAACAGGGTGGAGCTGCAAACGCTCAACTTCCCCGCCAGCAACACCATTCTCCGCGACGTGTACGAAACGGCTTACCTCGGCATCGGCCGCGCCAACATCGTGATTGCGCGCGTGCCCAAGATGACCATCCCCGAGAATGTCCGCAATGTGATTGTTGCACAGGCCAAATTTCTGCGCGGCATTTTTTATTACCGCCTCGTGAATTACTGGGGCGGCGTGCCGATCGTGCTGGAAGAACTCGATGCCAGCTCCGACCTGGAAATTCCCCGTGCTACGGCGGAGGAAGTATGGGCGCAGGTAGACAAAGACCTGCTCGAAGCCACGGCTTACCTGCCGCTGGAGTGGGACGCCAAAAACAAAGGCCGCATCACCCGCGCCGCCGCCTGGGGATTCCTCGCCAAGGCAGCCTTGTGGCGCTCCAAATGGGATGTGGCCATCCGGTTCAGCGACAGCATCCTCAAAATGCCGCAGCATCATTTGCTGCCCGTGTTCAGGGACGTGTTCCGCGAAAAGAACGAGAACAACGCGGAAGTGATTTTCAGTACGCAGTTCCGCCCTGACCGCAGCTCGCAGGGTAACAACCTCGTGAAAAGGACCGCCCCCCGCGGCGCGCCTTCCCAATACGTGGGCGACGGATCGTGGAGCAACTTCGTGCCGCAGAAACACTGGGTGAATGCGTATGAAAAGGATGCCAACGGGAAGATCAAAGACAAACGTTACTGGCAAACGATCATCGGGCCGGGCGAGCAGCACCAGGACAATGGCTTCGTGATGCCCGTGCCCGTACCGGCCGGTTATTCCAGCACCGGGTACATCATGACCAAATATTGGGAATTCCCGCCGAAAGACAATCTGCCCAATGCGGGCATCAACCCGCCCGGCCTTCGTTATGCCGAAGTGCTGCTGAACTACGCCGAAGCGCTCAACGAAAGCGCGCGCACGTCCGAAGCGCTGCAGCAGGTGAACAGGATTCGGGTACGTGCGGGGCTCGACGAACTGCCGCTCACGCTCGACAAAAACGCCACCCTCGACGCGATTTTTTATGAGCGGCGTATGGAATTCATCTGGGAGCCCGCCGGCGCGTTTTCCGATCTCAACAGGCGCGGGCGCTTCCTCGACTTTATTAAAAAGAACCGGAAAGATATCGCCACACTCGAAATAGAAAAGAAACCGTGGCTGACCGCCAACCCCATCCTGCTGCCCATTCCGCGCGCAGCCTGGGAGCGGAACAAAAAACTGACGCAGAACCCGCATTATACGTTCTGA
- a CDS encoding TonB-dependent receptor, with translation MAFFATCCARLRRSLRMLCLAAILLQGALPAFALKAPQPLLLTFSLKEQPITALLETIEKVSRFKVVYDHNHADLQKKISLTAKEQPLEDVLKNAFRNTRLRYKIIDNYIVITAEAPAPDLPVQAVTVALPQQDKTVTGTVKGKNGEALPGVSVSVKGTASGTQTDAGGKFRLAIPEGDVVLHFTFMGFLPQDVPVSGAVMNIVLEEDVKALEEVVVVGYGTQRRKELTGAVASVKSADLAKLPTTSVTAGLQGKVPGVYVSQVSGAPGAQASVRIRGIGTTGGNQPLYVVDGFPINTGALNIGGSADRIDGLSIVNPNDIESVEVLKDAAAAAIYGARAANGVILITTKRGKEGVTRVNLALSGGVQQLWKKPEYLNAQEFATLANEIHKNSGITPNPEWAEPEKLGKGTDWIDLIFRNAALQEYNIGVTGGNSKLQSAFSAGYLKQEGTMIGTWYERYTARANMDYKVNERLRFGGTFSFSYSQAKANTNNEFRLGIFNLAKMMYPTLGQDAVIQGKPEYYTTQGDNPLLRAQSMDQRMRDFRTLLSGYGEWEIISGLKWKTSVGADVSNNRNRSWLDKFERGFARNLSATLNETYSQNYTWLIENTLSYARSFSGHQLNVVLGQSAQKNNSSWISATGIDYLNDQLQVINGSKEDLRKAGGTEGQYALASYFGRVNYDYKGKYLLSASLRRDGSSNFGPKNKWGMFPSVSAGWNVVEEPFLQDVRAIDMLKLRASWGQLGNDAIGAYNYMSTFRLGNALDNYVLGTGQDLVVGASMLRPGNPDLKWEASEQVNIGIDAAFFKGNVYVTADYYIKNTRNMLVSPPVSIEAGFQNAPFINAGIVTNRGLELLVGYRNKVGEFSFDVNANIATLKNKVVSLGVGQPITGASLSGYFDLRGTYTEVGKPIGYYRGYETGGIYQTKEEVNKTLQPNATAGDFRFVDQNGDNKLSDIDKIYLGKPWPDLTYGLNVNLGWKGFDLNLFLQGMTGFQIYNISKMTGYAIKYFGGSGLMNGTKGALNRWTPGSNRNDVPRLAYTDVNGNYFNSSSFYVEDGDFMRVRNLQLGYNLPQSLLHRVKPLQSVRVYVAAQNLFTFTRYSGFDPEIGDTSPLASGIDDGVYPQPRTFRAGLNIGF, from the coding sequence ATGGCTTTTTTTGCAACCTGCTGTGCGCGCCTGCGCCGCAGCCTGAGAATGTTATGCCTTGCAGCGATTCTTTTGCAGGGCGCGCTCCCGGCCTTTGCGCTGAAAGCGCCGCAGCCCCTGCTGCTGACGTTCTCTCTCAAAGAGCAGCCCATCACCGCGCTGCTGGAAACCATCGAAAAAGTGAGCCGGTTCAAAGTGGTGTACGATCACAACCATGCAGACCTGCAAAAGAAAATTTCCCTCACCGCCAAAGAGCAGCCGCTGGAAGATGTGCTGAAAAACGCCTTCCGCAATACCCGGCTCAGATACAAGATCATCGACAATTACATCGTGATCACAGCGGAAGCGCCCGCGCCCGATCTGCCCGTGCAGGCGGTAACAGTCGCGCTGCCGCAGCAGGATAAAACCGTGACCGGCACCGTGAAAGGAAAGAACGGCGAAGCGCTGCCCGGCGTGAGCGTATCTGTGAAAGGCACCGCCAGCGGTACGCAGACGGATGCCGGGGGAAAGTTCCGCCTCGCCATACCGGAAGGGGACGTCGTGCTGCATTTTACCTTCATGGGTTTTTTGCCGCAGGATGTGCCCGTTTCGGGTGCGGTGATGAACATCGTGCTGGAGGAAGATGTAAAGGCGCTGGAAGAAGTGGTGGTTGTGGGATACGGCACGCAGCGGCGTAAAGAACTTACCGGGGCCGTGGCTTCGGTGAAGTCGGCCGATCTCGCCAAACTGCCTACCACCAGCGTTACAGCGGGCTTACAGGGCAAGGTGCCCGGCGTGTATGTATCGCAGGTGTCCGGTGCGCCGGGCGCGCAGGCTTCCGTACGCATCCGCGGCATCGGCACCACCGGCGGCAACCAGCCGCTGTATGTGGTGGATGGTTTTCCCATCAACACCGGTGCGCTTAACATCGGGGGCAGCGCCGACCGCATCGACGGTTTGTCGATCGTCAATCCGAACGACATCGAATCGGTGGAAGTGCTCAAAGACGCCGCCGCTGCCGCCATCTACGGCGCACGCGCGGCCAACGGCGTTATCCTCATCACCACCAAACGCGGCAAGGAAGGCGTAACCCGCGTGAACCTCGCGCTTTCCGGCGGAGTGCAGCAGCTTTGGAAAAAACCGGAATACCTCAATGCACAGGAGTTCGCCACGCTGGCCAACGAAATACATAAAAACTCCGGCATCACCCCGAACCCCGAATGGGCCGAACCGGAAAAACTGGGTAAGGGGACAGACTGGATAGACCTCATTTTCCGGAACGCCGCCCTCCAGGAATACAACATCGGCGTAACCGGCGGTAACAGCAAACTGCAAAGCGCCTTTTCCGCCGGCTACCTCAAACAGGAAGGCACCATGATCGGCACCTGGTACGAGCGTTATACCGCCCGCGCCAATATGGACTATAAAGTCAATGAGCGGCTGCGGTTCGGGGGCACCTTCTCGTTCTCTTACTCACAGGCCAAAGCCAATACCAACAACGAATTCAGGCTGGGTATCTTTAACCTCGCCAAAATGATGTACCCCACCCTCGGGCAGGACGCGGTTATCCAGGGTAAACCGGAATACTATACCACCCAGGGTGATAACCCGCTGCTCCGCGCACAGTCGATGGACCAGCGGATGCGCGATTTCCGTACGCTGTTGTCAGGCTACGGCGAATGGGAGATTATCAGCGGCCTCAAATGGAAAACCAGCGTGGGCGCCGATGTGTCCAACAACCGCAACCGCTCCTGGCTCGATAAATTCGAGCGCGGCTTTGCACGCAACCTCTCCGCCACGCTCAATGAAACGTATTCGCAGAACTATACCTGGCTGATCGAAAACACGCTCAGCTATGCGCGTTCCTTCTCCGGCCACCAGCTCAACGTGGTGCTGGGACAGTCGGCGCAGAAAAACAATTCCTCCTGGATTTCCGCCACCGGCATCGATTACCTGAACGATCAGCTGCAGGTGATCAACGGCAGCAAGGAAGACCTCCGCAAAGCGGGCGGCACGGAAGGGCAGTATGCGCTGGCGTCGTACTTCGGCCGGGTGAACTATGATTATAAAGGGAAATACCTGCTGTCGGCGAGCCTTCGCCGCGACGGTTCCTCCAACTTCGGCCCGAAAAACAAATGGGGCATGTTCCCCTCCGTGTCCGCCGGCTGGAACGTGGTGGAAGAGCCGTTCCTCCAGGATGTGCGCGCCATCGACATGCTGAAGCTGCGCGCTTCGTGGGGCCAGCTGGGGAACGACGCCATCGGCGCGTACAACTACATGAGCACCTTCCGGCTCGGCAATGCGCTCGACAACTATGTGCTCGGCACCGGGCAGGACCTGGTGGTGGGCGCCAGCATGCTGCGCCCCGGTAACCCCGATCTGAAATGGGAAGCCAGCGAGCAGGTGAACATCGGCATCGACGCCGCTTTTTTCAAAGGTAACGTGTATGTAACCGCGGATTATTACATCAAGAACACGCGCAACATGCTCGTGAGTCCCCCGGTGTCTATCGAAGCGGGTTTTCAGAATGCGCCTTTCATCAACGCCGGCATCGTTACCAACCGTGGCCTGGAATTGCTGGTGGGTTACCGCAACAAGGTCGGTGAATTTTCATTCGACGTGAACGCCAACATCGCCACGCTCAAAAACAAGGTGGTGAGCCTCGGGGTAGGGCAGCCCATTACCGGCGCTTCCCTCTCCGGGTATTTCGACCTGCGCGGTACGTACACCGAGGTAGGCAAACCCATCGGGTATTACCGCGGGTATGAAACCGGCGGTATTTACCAGACGAAAGAAGAGGTGAACAAAACCCTCCAGCCGAACGCCACCGCAGGGGATTTCCGGTTTGTTGACCAGAACGGCGACAATAAATTGTCGGACATCGATAAGATATACCTCGGCAAACCCTGGCCCGACCTGACGTACGGCCTGAACGTGAACCTGGGCTGGAAGGGATTCGACCTCAACCTGTTTTTGCAGGGCATGACCGGTTTCCAGATTTACAACATCAGCAAAATGACCGGCTACGCCATCAAATACTTCGGCGGCTCCGGCCTGATGAACGGCACCAAAGGCGCGCTCAACCGCTGGACGCCCGGCAGCAACCGCAACGACGTGCCCCGCCTGGCGTATACCGACGTGAACGGCAACTATTTCAACAGCTCCAGCTTTTATGTGGAAGACGGCGACTTTATGCGCGTGCGGAACCTGCAGCTGGGTTACAACCTGCCGCAGTCGCTGCTGCACCGCGTGAAGCCGCTGCAAAGCGTGCGGGTGTACGTGGCTGCGCAGAACCTGTTCACCTTCACCAGATACAGCGGCTTTGATCCCGAGATCGGCGATACCTCGCCGCTGGCCAGCGGCATCGACGACGGGGTGTATCCCCAGCCGCGCACTTTCAGGGCCGGCCTCAACATCGGTTTTTAA
- a CDS encoding FecR family protein: MHELPDDIPLMRHMLGEPDERIDLALTCDGKFRQHYEALQAQWKASGLLDTVAAVDVDRQWEAFKRRRQKRTVPLLLKIAAAVVGAAILTALLWRQPERHELVHHSMPHGEQGQVVLPDSTKVWLNAGSELTYDARKREAVLQGEAYFEVQADPQHPFYVQAGAVRVEVLGTRFNLMAYAGDSLVSTSLLQGSVRLHSGRDTVLIRPGEKTVWHGQQQKFSTTDTGTETDTRWKDGELVFRKEPLERAFARLERWFGTTVVYDRDSFAGHQITARLEKGETLDKTLLLLQEILPMHYSVNNNVVYIRHK, encoded by the coding sequence ATGCACGAGTTGCCGGACGACATACCGCTGATGCGCCACATGCTGGGAGAACCGGATGAACGGATAGACCTGGCGTTGACCTGCGACGGAAAGTTCCGGCAGCATTATGAGGCGTTGCAGGCCCAATGGAAGGCATCCGGCCTGCTCGATACGGTGGCAGCGGTGGATGTGGACCGGCAATGGGAGGCGTTCAAACGCCGCCGGCAGAAACGCACGGTGCCGTTGCTCCTCAAAATAGCCGCCGCGGTGGTTGGCGCGGCCATCCTCACGGCATTGCTGTGGCGGCAGCCGGAAAGGCATGAGCTGGTGCATCATTCGATGCCGCACGGAGAGCAGGGACAGGTGGTGCTGCCCGACAGTACGAAGGTGTGGCTGAACGCCGGTTCGGAACTTACATACGACGCCCGGAAACGGGAAGCCGTTTTACAGGGCGAGGCATATTTCGAAGTGCAGGCCGACCCGCAGCATCCCTTTTACGTGCAGGCGGGGGCCGTACGCGTGGAAGTGCTCGGCACCCGGTTCAACCTGATGGCCTATGCCGGCGACTCGCTCGTGAGCACATCCCTGCTGCAGGGAAGCGTGCGGCTGCACAGCGGCCGCGATACCGTGCTCATCCGGCCGGGAGAAAAAACGGTCTGGCACGGACAGCAACAGAAATTCAGTACAACGGATACGGGAACGGAAACGGATACACGCTGGAAAGACGGAGAGCTGGTATTCAGGAAAGAACCGCTGGAAAGGGCTTTCGCGAGGCTCGAACGGTGGTTCGGTACAACGGTGGTGTACGACAGGGACAGTTTTGCCGGTCACCAGATCACGGCGAGGCTGGAGAAAGGGGAGACGCTCGACAAAACACTGCTGTTGCTGCAGGAAATCCTGCCCATGCATTATTCCGTCAACAACAACGTCGTATACATACGGCACAAGTAG
- a CDS encoding RNA polymerase sigma-70 factor → MENELFIKITQGDEHAFETVFRTHFKSMCFYAGLLGLPPEEATEVTQLTFIRFWERRLELDPAGGRLDAYLYTALRNNSLDQLRKLKRHGRAEVLPEGMASANPDWLAYKELEKRFREVLDTLPQQMKQIFTLSRLEGMKYKEISAAMNISVKTVETQMTRALKRLRTDLKDYLPFLLFLFLPE, encoded by the coding sequence ATGGAAAACGAGCTGTTTATAAAAATCACACAAGGAGATGAGCATGCTTTTGAAACGGTGTTCCGTACGCATTTCAAAAGCATGTGTTTCTATGCGGGATTGCTGGGCCTGCCGCCGGAGGAGGCCACCGAGGTGACGCAGCTGACGTTTATCCGTTTCTGGGAACGGCGGCTCGAACTGGACCCTGCCGGCGGGCGGCTGGATGCTTACCTCTATACGGCGCTTCGCAACAACAGCCTCGACCAGCTCAGGAAACTCAAAAGGCACGGCAGGGCGGAGGTGTTGCCCGAAGGCATGGCGTCCGCCAATCCGGACTGGCTGGCTTACAAAGAGCTCGAAAAACGTTTCCGCGAGGTGCTTGATACCCTGCCGCAGCAGATGAAACAGATCTTTACGCTCAGCCGCCTCGAAGGGATGAAGTACAAGGAAATATCCGCCGCCATGAACATTTCGGTAAAAACGGTGGAAACACAAATGACGCGTGCTCTAAAACGGCTCCGCACAGACCTGAAAGATTACCTGCCTTTCCTGTTGTTCCTGTTCCTGCCGGAATAA
- a CDS encoding GlxA family transcriptional regulator — MKHISVLVPEGGSLASIECPRFVFAEVNKFLERQGKPAMFHIELLGLGDTVVLNGGMYTVQTKPLADVGKTDLVVVPALNEDMEKNLEANQGFQEWIIRQYQAGAEVASLCVGAFLLASTGLLIGRKCATHWMGANNFRRMFPDVNLVEDKIITDESGIYSSGGGLSFMNLIIYIVEKYAGREAAVFCAKFFQIDFDRASQSPFIIFQGQKGHEDEGIKRAQEFIELNFKDKISVERLSDLLALSRRSLERRFKKATSNTVSEYIQRVKIEAAKKQLEISAKNISEVMYEVGYTDQKAFRASFKTITGLSPIEYRNKYNKNAAVEA; from the coding sequence ATGAAACACATCTCCGTTCTTGTCCCCGAAGGCGGTTCCCTCGCCAGCATCGAATGCCCCCGTTTTGTATTCGCCGAAGTGAACAAATTCCTCGAGCGGCAGGGAAAACCCGCCATGTTCCACATTGAGCTGCTGGGCCTCGGCGATACCGTGGTGCTCAATGGCGGCATGTACACGGTGCAGACCAAACCCCTGGCGGATGTCGGGAAAACCGACCTGGTGGTGGTGCCCGCGCTCAATGAGGATATGGAAAAGAACCTGGAGGCCAACCAGGGTTTCCAGGAATGGATCATCCGGCAATACCAGGCCGGCGCCGAAGTGGCGAGCCTGTGTGTAGGCGCCTTCCTGCTGGCGTCTACAGGTTTGCTGATCGGGAGGAAGTGCGCCACCCACTGGATGGGCGCCAACAACTTCAGGAGAATGTTCCCGGATGTCAATCTCGTGGAAGACAAGATCATCACCGACGAATCCGGCATCTATTCCAGCGGCGGCGGCCTGTCGTTCATGAACCTCATCATTTATATCGTGGAGAAATACGCGGGCCGGGAAGCCGCCGTGTTCTGCGCCAAGTTTTTCCAGATCGATTTCGACCGCGCCAGCCAGTCGCCTTTCATTATTTTCCAGGGACAGAAAGGCCACGAAGACGAAGGCATCAAAAGGGCGCAGGAATTCATAGAACTGAACTTCAAAGACAAGATATCGGTGGAGCGCCTGTCTGACCTGCTGGCCCTCAGCCGCAGAAGCCTCGAAAGAAGATTCAAGAAAGCGACAAGCAATACCGTATCGGAATACATCCAGCGGGTGAAAATCGAAGCAGCCAAAAAACAGCTGGAAATAAGCGCCAAGAACATTTCGGAAGTGATGTACGAAGTGGGATATACCGACCAGAAAGCTTTCCGGGCGTCATTTAAAACCATCACGGGTTTGTCGCCCATCGAATACCGGAACAAATACAATAAAAATGCGGCAGTAGAGGCGTAA
- a CDS encoding glucosidase family protein, producing MKLLQVLTVACLHVIPLSAVAQVPLPEQHDRWGIRGNSIRWNVDGRLPHTDHLEMSGEKVSLWVQYGLDSTGKSTVFRTVVFPTFRMLPDNTRSHISYSFTDADLPRLYVNNRLMSLERVKNGPGRNGELSYNIRSFSINGTLEMDGASGTPAVVAVTRRLFPSADKPLVVEMFSFKNLTDQPVTVFMEYLRKEVRTDASRSKGAQHSVIMGTVNDGTHTLQPGATADFSVFYTATDTPASLQLPDPRAEQQQRLARVGEIGDRLQLETPDSVLNAAFQFAKLRATESIYKTKGGYMHGPGGLAYYAAIWANDQAEYVNPFFAFSGDPIGNLSAMNAYRHFARFMNPAYKPIPSSIVAEGDATWHGAKDRGDQAMIAYGASRYAMTHGNLDSAKVLWPLIEWCLEYSRRKINDQGVVLSDSDELENRFSAGKANLSTNILYYDALRSAAMLGRELGVPAAQTNGYTRQAATLRGNIEKYFGATVEGFNTYRYHENLDVLRAWICLPLTVGILDRKEGTINALFSPRLWTADGLATEAGKGTFWDRSTLYALRGVLQAGETEKAMDFIRYYSRRRLLGEHVPYPVEAYPEGNQRHLSAESGLYCRIFTEGLFGIRPAGLRSFECTPRLPKGWDRMALRNISAFGHGFDLEVARAAGGKLAVTVRENGKPVNRYTIKDGATQVVKL from the coding sequence ATGAAACTGTTACAAGTATTAACTGTTGCCTGCCTGCATGTTATCCCTTTATCCGCCGTCGCGCAGGTGCCGCTGCCGGAGCAGCACGACCGATGGGGCATCCGGGGGAACAGCATCCGGTGGAATGTGGATGGCCGCCTGCCGCACACCGATCATCTTGAAATGAGCGGCGAAAAAGTATCCCTGTGGGTGCAGTACGGGCTCGACAGCACCGGCAAATCCACCGTATTCCGCACCGTGGTGTTCCCGACGTTCCGCATGCTGCCGGACAATACCCGTTCGCATATCAGCTATTCGTTTACCGACGCAGACCTGCCGCGGTTGTATGTCAACAACCGCCTCATGAGCCTCGAGCGTGTGAAGAACGGCCCCGGCCGGAATGGCGAACTGTCGTACAATATCAGGTCCTTCTCCATCAACGGTACCCTCGAAATGGATGGTGCCTCCGGTACGCCCGCCGTGGTAGCCGTTACCCGCCGACTGTTCCCTTCCGCGGATAAACCGCTGGTGGTGGAGATGTTCTCGTTCAAAAACCTCACCGACCAGCCAGTGACCGTGTTCATGGAATATCTCCGCAAAGAGGTAAGGACCGATGCCAGCCGTAGCAAAGGCGCGCAGCATTCGGTGATCATGGGCACGGTGAACGACGGCACGCACACACTGCAGCCGGGCGCTACGGCCGATTTCTCCGTCTTTTATACCGCTACCGATACGCCTGCTTCCCTGCAACTGCCCGATCCCCGTGCGGAGCAACAGCAACGGCTGGCGCGCGTGGGAGAGATCGGGGACAGGCTGCAGCTCGAAACACCTGATTCCGTTCTCAACGCCGCTTTCCAGTTCGCCAAACTGCGCGCTACCGAAAGCATTTATAAAACCAAAGGCGGCTACATGCACGGTCCCGGCGGGCTGGCGTATTACGCCGCCATCTGGGCCAACGATCAGGCCGAGTATGTCAATCCTTTTTTTGCATTTTCCGGCGATCCGATCGGCAACCTTTCCGCCATGAACGCCTACCGTCATTTCGCGCGTTTCATGAACCCGGCGTATAAACCCATTCCCAGTTCGATTGTGGCCGAGGGCGACGCTACCTGGCACGGGGCCAAAGACCGCGGCGATCAGGCGATGATCGCTTACGGCGCATCGCGGTATGCCATGACGCACGGCAACCTGGATTCCGCGAAAGTGCTCTGGCCGCTCATCGAATGGTGCCTCGAATACAGCCGCCGCAAGATCAACGACCAGGGCGTGGTGCTGTCTGACAGCGATGAACTGGAAAACCGTTTCTCCGCGGGGAAAGCGAATCTCTCCACCAACATCCTCTATTACGACGCACTGCGCTCCGCCGCCATGCTGGGCCGCGAGCTGGGTGTGCCGGCCGCGCAGACCAATGGTTATACCAGGCAGGCCGCCACGCTCCGCGGCAACATCGAAAAATATTTCGGCGCCACGGTAGAAGGTTTCAACACGTACCGCTATCACGAAAACCTCGACGTGCTGCGCGCATGGATCTGCCTGCCGCTCACCGTGGGTATCCTGGACCGGAAAGAAGGCACCATCAACGCCTTGTTTTCCCCGCGCTTATGGACGGCCGACGGGCTGGCCACCGAAGCCGGCAAAGGCACTTTCTGGGACCGTTCCACCCTGTACGCCTTGCGCGGCGTATTGCAGGCCGGTGAAACGGAAAAGGCGATGGACTTCATCCGTTACTATTCCCGCCGCCGCCTGCTGGGCGAGCACGTGCCTTACCCGGTAGAAGCCTACCCCGAGGGCAACCAGCGCCATTTATCGGCCGAAAGCGGGCTCTATTGCAGGATATTCACGGAAGGCCTATTCGGCATCCGCCCCGCCGGCCTGCGCAGCTTCGAATGCACGCCGCGCCTGCCCAAAGGCTGGGACCGGATGGCCCTGCGCAACATCAGCGCCTTCGGCCACGGTTTCGATCTCGAAGTGGCGAGAGCTGCCGGGGGGAAACTGGCCGTCACGGTGCGGGAGAACGGTAAGCCTGTCAACAGGTACACCATCAAAGACGGCGCCACGCAGGTGGTAAAGCTGTAG